The Flammeovirga agarivorans DNA window CGAATTGTGGTTCAGGAACTTTAACTGAAATAATTGCAGTTAAACCTTCTCTAAAGTCATCACCAGATATATCTACTTTTACTTTGTCTAATAAACCTGTAGAATCTGCATAAGATTTTAAAGTTCTTGTTAGTGAACGTCTAAAACCTGCTACGTGAGTACCACCTTCGTAAGTATTAATGTTGTTTACATAAGAGAATACATGTTCCGAGAATGACGTATTATAAGTCATTGCCACTTGAACTTGAATATTTGCTTTTTCACCCTCCATAAAAATAGGAGTAGCTAGAAGTGATTGTCTCGTATTATCTAAATATGCAACATATTCGCTAAGACCACCTTCAGAATGGAATACTTCACCTACAAACTCACCATCCTCATCTTTTTGACGAAGGTCTTTTAAGTGAATTGTAATACCTGCATTTAAGTATGAAAGCTCTCTTAATCGAGAGGCAATAGTATCATAGTTATAAACGCCATGAGTGAAAATACTTAAGTCAGGCCAGAATTGAACTGTTGTTCCTGTGATGTCAGTTTCTCCAATCTGTTTAACATCGTACTGAGGAATACCAGTCTTATATTCTTGTTGGAATATTTTACCGCCTCTATGAACTGTTACCTTTAAATCTGTAGATAATGCGTTCACACAAGAGACACCAACACCGTGAAGTCCACCTGATACTTTGTAAGTGTCTTTATCAAATTTACCACCGGCATGTAGTACAGTCATTACTACCTCAAGAGCTGATTTTTTCTCTTTCGGGTGCATGTCTGTAGGAATACCACGGCCATTATCAGAAACTGTAATTGAATTATCTTCGTTTACAGTTACATATATATCTGTACAATAGCCAGCCATTGCTTCATCAATTGAGTTGTCTACAACCTCCCAAATTAAATGATGAAGACCTTTAATACCAATGTCCCCAATATACATGGCTGGTCTTTTACGAACAGCTTCCAATCCTTCAAGGATCTGGATATTACCGGCTGAATAATTGTCTTTTTTTTCTTCCATATCTTTACTAAAAAATATCTGCGAAGCTACCCTTTTTTGTCATTAATTACAACCCCTAATAGGGTCTAAAAACTTAGTTACTTGCAGTCAAGGCTTTTAATCTTCTTTTGGATTCTGAATCAATACTATTTTTATAAGGATGTTTGGGATATGATATAGCCTTTTTATAAAAAAATCGAGCTTGTTCATCTTCGTTAAGGCCTTCATAGAGGTGCCCTAAGTTTAGAGAAGCATTCGCAGGATAATATTCTTTTGGTTTAGATCCTCCCAATTCCAAAACTTTAAGATAAGCATTTATTGCAAAAGTAGTATCATTTAACTCTTGTTTTGCTCGCCCAAATCTATAATAAAATTCCAATTGATTTAAATGATTTAAACTATCGATATTTATTCCTTTTAACTTCTTAATCGATTCATTGTAATTACCTCCATCAAATAGTATTCTAGAGAACATGATATCAGCGTTAGGTAATTCATCTTTTTTAACGAATGAAATTGCATATTTGTCAACACTGATAAGGGCTGTACCTTTATTGATTACCATCTCTTTGAAATACTGAACACTATCTGTAGTATTATTTACTAACCAATAGGAGATCAGTTTTTTATAATAAATATCTTTAGTATAGTCTTTTTCTGTTTTAGATAAATATTTATTGAAGTAGACATTAGCTGAATCAAAGTTAGTAAGGTAATAGTAACTGCTACCTTTTAGGTAATTATAGTATCCAAACCATTGGTTTTTTTTGATGTCAATTTTATTGAGAAAATAAATGGTTTTTTTTGGTTTTCTTAGTTTATAATTCACCCAGGCAATGGCACATTGGGCGATAGCTGAATCTTTAAAATTATTTTCGTAATCAATTAGCAATGAGTTAGCTAATTCATAGTTTTTTAAAAAATATGTGTTGATTAGTAATTCAGAGGTATAAGCCTGAAATTTTGTGATTCTATCCTTTGATTTTTTTGCATCAGAAATAAGATCCCTTGATAATTTGGGGTCTATAGGAGAGAAGCCAAGGAAATTTCTAAGCCAGTGATATTCATTTGGAACAACTTCTAAAGCAACAGATATCATTCCTACATTTAATCTTTTTAAGGTATCCAATTCATTCTCTTCT harbors:
- the gyrB gene encoding DNA topoisomerase (ATP-hydrolyzing) subunit B translates to MEEKKDNYSAGNIQILEGLEAVRKRPAMYIGDIGIKGLHHLIWEVVDNSIDEAMAGYCTDIYVTVNEDNSITVSDNGRGIPTDMHPKEKKSALEVVMTVLHAGGKFDKDTYKVSGGLHGVGVSCVNALSTDLKVTVHRGGKIFQQEYKTGIPQYDVKQIGETDITGTTVQFWPDLSIFTHGVYNYDTIASRLRELSYLNAGITIHLKDLRQKDEDGEFVGEVFHSEGGLSEYVAYLDNTRQSLLATPIFMEGEKANIQVQVAMTYNTSFSEHVFSYVNNINTYEGGTHVAGFRRSLTRTLKSYADSTGLLDKVKVDISGDDFREGLTAIISVKVPEPQFEGQTKTKLGNSEVSGAVDSAVTETLKTFLEENPKEAKNIVQKVITAAQARHAARKAREMVQRKNVLTGTGLPGKLSDCTEKDPAVSELYLVEGDSAGGSAKQGRDRMFQAILPLKGKILNVEKAQEHKIYDNEEIKNIITALGVRFGTENDEKELNLEKLRYHKIIIMTDADVDGSHIRTLILTLFFRYMKPLIEQGYLYIAQPPLYLVKKGKQEKYCWSEDDRMRAIQEFGGDEGKVNIQRYKGLGEMNPEQLWHTTMDPEFRSMSRVDIESAAEADHLFSMLMGDEVAPRRDFIERNARYAKVDV
- a CDS encoding tetratricopeptide repeat protein encodes the protein MITTEVYSSTHQSITYDENYLYPYLKVLLSPNENYPLPKVISESEYSENELIIRGLCEMKNTQYWSAFWDLKKAYHNSLKSLEENELDTLKRLNVGMISVALEVVPNEYHWLRNFLGFSPIDPKLSRDLISDAKKSKDRITKFQAYTSELLINTYFLKNYELANSLLIDYENNFKDSAIAQCAIAWVNYKLRKPKKTIYFLNKIDIKKNQWFGYYNYLKGSSYYYLTNFDSANVYFNKYLSKTEKDYTKDIYYKKLISYWLVNNTTDSVQYFKEMVINKGTALISVDKYAISFVKKDELPNADIMFSRILFDGGNYNESIKKLKGINIDSLNHLNQLEFYYRFGRAKQELNDTTFAINAYLKVLELGGSKPKEYYPANASLNLGHLYEGLNEDEQARFFYKKAISYPKHPYKNSIDSESKRRLKALTASN